A stretch of the Capsicum annuum cultivar UCD-10X-F1 chromosome 8, UCD10Xv1.1, whole genome shotgun sequence genome encodes the following:
- the LOC107860715 gene encoding LOW QUALITY PROTEIN: flavanone 3-dioxygenase 3 (The sequence of the model RefSeq protein was modified relative to this genomic sequence to represent the inferred CDS: deleted 3 bases in 3 codons; substituted 2 bases at 2 genomic stop codons), translated as TMAAQKLQQELMELIFESLGLYHLNYLHEDITEVSQVMAVTCYPTXPEPDRTLGLPPHTDNYGMVSIILQNHQALQIMDXGEKWHSVPLIKGALVFLLGDHMEVLSNGIYKSVLHRATVHTQKKRISIASLHSLALGKKVKPASKLVNQHILSNKEGSFGDFLDFISAEDIKDANYMDKLKMNS; from the exons ACCATGGCAGCACAAAAGTTGCAACAAGAACTCATGGAACTGATATTTGAGAGCTTAGGACTATATCAT CTTAACTACTTACATGAAGACATAACAGAAGTCTCCCAGGTCATGGCTGTTACTTGCTATCCAACATGACCTGAGCCAGATCGTACACTAGGATTGCCACCACATACAGAT AATTATGGTATGGTATCCATCATTCTACAAAATCATCAGGCCTTGCAAATCATGGACTGAGGTGAAAAGTGGCATTCAGTTCCACTCATTAAAGGAGCTCTCGTTTTTCTGCTGGGAGATCACATGGAA GTATTGAGCAATGGGATATACAAAAGCGTTCTCCACCGAGCAACAGTTCACACACAAAAAAAGCGCATTTCGATTGCCAGCCTTCATAGTCTAGCTTTAGGTAAAAAAGTTAAACCTGCATCAAAGCTTGTCAATCAACATATCTTGTCCAACAAAGAAGGAAGCTTCGGTGATTTCCTTGACTTCATTTCTGCAGAAGATATCAAGGACGCAAATTACATGGACAAATTAAAAATGAACTCATGA